In one Magallana gigas chromosome 7, xbMagGiga1.1, whole genome shotgun sequence genomic region, the following are encoded:
- the LOC105332579 gene encoding chromobox protein homolog 8 yields MDVKEMGERVFAAERLLKKRIRKARVEYFVKWKGWSHKFNTWEPEENILDHRLTEAFNSGLDKETLPKKRGPKPKKRKPEETQKDSSEMDTTTDEEEDDETTSTENSDSETEDELFHSQKDEHSKSILSKDSIGEDKSRSRGGERSDKNHDMDDDESNNIFDTPGLKRSDSPSPPVLTPIRRSYRRRPSGRGPGRPPLNRPSVSSNDGSGPPSLRVVIRGRGRGRGRGRGHAEPRLRGRGRGRGTGKVGRPRGSGKVGRPRGRASIHSFRRRPRLNILTGLPDDRFLQDRLKKIKLKALGMSAKQSVATKNKQKDKKKTLMGVNVVENHKRDNIKMCVPKMEDDKEYWCPSPAVTKNLDHVMITDVAADDSMITIRESTSEVGFFKNREENTEMPGT; encoded by the exons ATGGATGTAAAAGAAATGGGAGAACGTGTATTTGCTGCAGAACGTTTGCTCAAGAAAAGGATTCGAAAG GCGCGTGTTGAATATTTTGTAAAGTGGAAGGGGTGGTCACACAA GTTCAATACATGGGAACCAGAGGAAAACATTCTCGACCATCGCCTCACCGAGGCGTTCAATTCTGG GCTAGATAAGGAAACTCTGCCTAAAAAACGGGGACCAAAACCGAAGAAGCGGAAACCAGAG GAAACCCAAAAAGACTCTTCAGAGATGGACACAACGACAGATGAGGAGGAAGACGACGAGACGACCAGTACGGAAAATTCCGACTCCGAGACGGAGGACGAACTGTTTCATTCCCAGAAAGACGAACATTCCAAGAGTATTCTCTCAAAAGACTCGATTGGTGAGGATAAGTCCAGATCGAGAGGTGGAGAACGCTCTGACAAAAATCACGACATGGATGACGATGAATCGAACAATATTTTTGACACCCCTGGATTGAAACGATCCGACTCGCCGTCACCCCCCGTGTTGACCCCCATTCGACGATCGTACCGACGAAGACCAAGTGGGAGAGGCCCGGGTCGGCCGCCCCTCAACCGGCCCTCTGTATCATCAAATGATGGCAGTGGTCCCCCGTCTCTTCGCGTGGTGATCAGAGGTAGGGGTCGAGGAAGAGGACGTGGCAGGGGGCATGCAGAGCCTCGACTTCGGGGTCGTGGGAGAGGAAGAGGTACTGGAAAAGTAGGCCGTCCCCGGGGAAGTGGAAAGGTGGGCCGCCCCAGGGGTCGCGCATCAATACACTCATTTCGGCGCAGGCCCCGACTAAACATTTTGACCGGGCTTCCAGACGATCGTTTCCTTCAGGACAGACTGAAGAAGATCAAACTGAAAGCGCTCGGAATGAGCGCCAAACAAAGTGTGGCCAccaaaaataaacagaaagaCAAAAAGAAAACCCTGATGGGAGTGAATGTGGTTGAAAATCACAAAAGAGATAATATAAAAATGTGTGTGCCAAAGATGGAAGACGACAAGGAATACTGGTGTCCGTCTCCCGCGGTTACCAAGAACTTAGATCACGTGATGATCACTGACGTGGCTGCAGACGACAGCATGATAACCATCAGAGAATCAACTTCGGAGGttggatttttcaaaaatcggGAGGAAAATACAGAGATGCCGGGAACATAA
- the LOC105332622 gene encoding chitinase-3-like protein 1 isoform X1 — protein sequence MSRLNLPSLLVFLVILKVSHSYMRVCYYTNWAQYRPNNGKYVPENLDPYLCSHLIFAFAKMNGNRLVAFEWNDESTDWMRGMYAKFNDIKLKNPTVKTLLAVGGWNMGSKPFTQMVKTPESRAEFTKSTIKFLRERNFDGLDLDWEYPANRGSPKEDKDRFTKLVIQLRSAFNQEAAMTGKPPLLLTAAVAAGKDKVDTGYDVATIAKHMDFINVMTYDLHGPWEKVTGHNSPLHSRREEMGPDTQLNIAWAAEYWYKLGLPKQKLNVGLALYGRSFTLSDPYNNGVGAPAKGKGNAGNYTREAGFLSYFEVCQKISEGAQKHYIPEQESPYITYADQWVGYDDADSLAVKVEYIKKQNYGGIMVWALDLDDFNLICNATTETYPLLRRINQQLGVVIPHGSSSISRAPVFKTQPEVVKIQTSQRASQSDLLRTNKPKMSQTSKPIWFKRNQETVRTATVTRPPSGHSSGSNSGSHSTQNSNKPSGGKEFKCEVGGDGYYPSPYSCEEYYMCNDGHAHHFKCAAGLLFNSQFNYCGWPKDVVCDLDAARKKAKEALKKPESQQQIPQQPVQQNPPPVYKTPAENQNAFQFKPQKPQQPVQQTQQVQPQQVQQQPQTRKQPNTAPQPPQNNVRPPQQASQPNNAMGSAASNDPWNWSPFQQQQQNPVGLPFYWSFFNTDLSQDFCTGRANGLYPDPDNCQGFIDCVREISFKGLCSPGMAFDTARHMCDYIQNVPGCNDASPM from the exons atGTCCAGACTTAACCTTCCATCTTTACTAGTTTTTCTGGTAATTCTTAAAG TTAGTCACAGTTATATGAGAGTATGCTACTACACGAACTGGGCACAATACCGACCCAATAATGGCAAATATGTACCGGAGAATCTGGACCCCTACCTCTGTAGTCACTTGATTTTCGCGTTTGCTAAAATGAACGGAAACAGACTGGTGGCGTTCGAATGGAATGACGAATCAACGGACTGGATGCGAGGAAT GTACGCCAAATTCAATGACATAAAACTGAAGAACCCGACGGTGAAGACTCTATTGGCTGTGGGTGGGTGGAACATGGGATCCAAGCCCTTCACACAGATGGTGAAGACCCCCGAAAGCAGAGCAGAGTTCACCAAATCTACCATAAAGTTCTTAAGAGAGAGAAACTTTGATGGCCTCGATTTGGATTGGGAATATCCGGCTAACAGAGGAAGCCCCAAAGAAGACAAAGACAGATTTACCAAGCTTGTTATT CAACTCAGATCTGCATTTAATCAAGAAGCAGCAATGACTGGAAAGCCCCCCTTGTTGTTAACTGCCGCGGTGGCTGCTGGAAAGGACAAAGTTGACACAGGCTACGATGTGGCCACTATAGCAAA aCATATGGATTTCATCAATGTAATGACGTACGACTTGCACGGACCATGGGAGAAGGTCACCGGACACAACAGTCCTCTACATTCCAGGAGAGAAGAAATGGGGCCTGATACTCAGCTAAACATC GCATGGGCCGCAGAATACTGGTACAAACTCGGATTACCCAAACAAAAGCTGAATGTGGGTCTGGCCCTCTACGGACGGTCATTTACGCTATCTGATCCCTACAACAACGGAGTCGGTGCCCCCGCCAAAGGAAAAGGAAACGCAGGGAACTACACCAGAGAAGCTGGCTTCCTGTCCTACTTTGAG GTTTGCCAGAAGATCTCCGAGGGAGCCCAAAAACACTACATTCCTGAGCAGGAGTCGCCCTACATTACGTACGCTGACCAGTGGGTGGGGTACGATGATGCAGACAGCCTGGCAGTAAAG GTTGAGTACATCAAGAAGCAGAACTACGGCGGGATCATGGTATGGGCCCTGGACCTGGACGACTTTAACCTGATCTGTAACGCCACCACGGAGACCTACCCCCTCTTGAGGCGGATCAATCAACAACTCGGCGTCGTTATCCCACA CGGAAGTAGTTCTATTAGCCGAGCTCCTGTATTCAAGACGCAACCGGAAGTAGTTAAGATTCAAACTAGTCAGCGAGCTAGTCAATCTGATTTACTGCGAACAAATAAACCTAAAATGTCGCAGACTAGTAAACCAATATGGTTTAAACGTAATCAAGAAACAGTGAG AACAGCCACTGTTACCCGCCCACCCTCGGGTCATAGTTCTGGGTCAAATTCCGGGTCCCATTCTACAC AGAATTCAAACAAACCCTCAGGAGGAAAAGAATTCAAATGCGAGGTTGGCGGTGATGGGTACTATCCAAGTCCTTATTCCTGCGAGGAATACTACATGTGTAACGATGGCCACGCCCATCACTTTAAATGCGCCGCCGGACTACTTTTCAACAGCCAGTTTAACTACTGTGGATGGCCAAAGGATGTGGTTTGTGATTTAGATGCTGCGCGTAAAAAGGCAAAAGAAGCCTTGAAAAAGCCTGAATCGCAACAACAAATTCCACAACAACCCGTCCAGCAGAATCCCCCGCCCGTGTACAAGACCCCTGCTGAGAACCAAAATGCATTCCAGTTCAAACCACAAAAGCCACAGCAACCCGTACAACAGACACAACAAGTACAACCACAGCAAGTTCAACAACAGCCACAGACTCGTAAACAGCCGAATACAGCGCCACAACCACCACAAAACAATGTAAGACCGCCACAGCAAGCTAGCCAACCAAACAATGCCATGGGCTCCGCGGCTTCTAATGACCCATGGAACTGGTCACCTTTCCAGCAGCAACAACAAAATCCAGTGGGCCTACCGTTTTATTGGAGCT TTTTCAATACGGATCTTTCCCAGGATTTCTGTACAGGAAGAGCCAACGGTTTGTATCCCGATCCCGACAACTGCCAGGGATTCATTGACTGTGTGCGCGAAATCTCCTTCAAGGGCCTGTGCAGTCCAGGAATGGCCTTTGACACCGCTAGACACATGTGTGACTACATCCAGAATGTGCCAGGATGTAATGATGCAAGTCCTATGTAA
- the LOC105332622 gene encoding chitotriosidase-1 isoform X2: MSRLNLPSLLVFLVILKVSHSYMRVCYYTNWAQYRPNNGKYVPENLDPYLCSHLIFAFAKMNGNRLVAFEWNDESTDWMRGMYAKFNDIKLKNPTVKTLLAVGGWNMGSKPFTQMVKTPESRAEFTKSTIKFLRERNFDGLDLDWEYPANRGSPKEDKDRFTKLVIQLRSAFNQEAAMTGKPPLLLTAAVAAGKDKVDTGYDVATIAKHMDFINVMTYDLHGPWEKVTGHNSPLHSRREEMGPDTQLNIAWAAEYWYKLGLPKQKLNVGLALYGRSFTLSDPYNNGVGAPAKGKGNAGNYTREAGFLSYFEVCQKISEGAQKHYIPEQESPYITYADQWVGYDDADSLAVKVEYIKKQNYGGIMVWALDLDDFNLICNATTETYPLLRRINQQLGVVIPQTATVTRPPSGHSSGSNSGSHSTQNSNKPSGGKEFKCEVGGDGYYPSPYSCEEYYMCNDGHAHHFKCAAGLLFNSQFNYCGWPKDVVCDLDAARKKAKEALKKPESQQQIPQQPVQQNPPPVYKTPAENQNAFQFKPQKPQQPVQQTQQVQPQQVQQQPQTRKQPNTAPQPPQNNVRPPQQASQPNNAMGSAASNDPWNWSPFQQQQQNPVGLPFYWSFFNTDLSQDFCTGRANGLYPDPDNCQGFIDCVREISFKGLCSPGMAFDTARHMCDYIQNVPGCNDASPM; the protein is encoded by the exons atGTCCAGACTTAACCTTCCATCTTTACTAGTTTTTCTGGTAATTCTTAAAG TTAGTCACAGTTATATGAGAGTATGCTACTACACGAACTGGGCACAATACCGACCCAATAATGGCAAATATGTACCGGAGAATCTGGACCCCTACCTCTGTAGTCACTTGATTTTCGCGTTTGCTAAAATGAACGGAAACAGACTGGTGGCGTTCGAATGGAATGACGAATCAACGGACTGGATGCGAGGAAT GTACGCCAAATTCAATGACATAAAACTGAAGAACCCGACGGTGAAGACTCTATTGGCTGTGGGTGGGTGGAACATGGGATCCAAGCCCTTCACACAGATGGTGAAGACCCCCGAAAGCAGAGCAGAGTTCACCAAATCTACCATAAAGTTCTTAAGAGAGAGAAACTTTGATGGCCTCGATTTGGATTGGGAATATCCGGCTAACAGAGGAAGCCCCAAAGAAGACAAAGACAGATTTACCAAGCTTGTTATT CAACTCAGATCTGCATTTAATCAAGAAGCAGCAATGACTGGAAAGCCCCCCTTGTTGTTAACTGCCGCGGTGGCTGCTGGAAAGGACAAAGTTGACACAGGCTACGATGTGGCCACTATAGCAAA aCATATGGATTTCATCAATGTAATGACGTACGACTTGCACGGACCATGGGAGAAGGTCACCGGACACAACAGTCCTCTACATTCCAGGAGAGAAGAAATGGGGCCTGATACTCAGCTAAACATC GCATGGGCCGCAGAATACTGGTACAAACTCGGATTACCCAAACAAAAGCTGAATGTGGGTCTGGCCCTCTACGGACGGTCATTTACGCTATCTGATCCCTACAACAACGGAGTCGGTGCCCCCGCCAAAGGAAAAGGAAACGCAGGGAACTACACCAGAGAAGCTGGCTTCCTGTCCTACTTTGAG GTTTGCCAGAAGATCTCCGAGGGAGCCCAAAAACACTACATTCCTGAGCAGGAGTCGCCCTACATTACGTACGCTGACCAGTGGGTGGGGTACGATGATGCAGACAGCCTGGCAGTAAAG GTTGAGTACATCAAGAAGCAGAACTACGGCGGGATCATGGTATGGGCCCTGGACCTGGACGACTTTAACCTGATCTGTAACGCCACCACGGAGACCTACCCCCTCTTGAGGCGGATCAATCAACAACTCGGCGTCGTTATCCCACA AACAGCCACTGTTACCCGCCCACCCTCGGGTCATAGTTCTGGGTCAAATTCCGGGTCCCATTCTACAC AGAATTCAAACAAACCCTCAGGAGGAAAAGAATTCAAATGCGAGGTTGGCGGTGATGGGTACTATCCAAGTCCTTATTCCTGCGAGGAATACTACATGTGTAACGATGGCCACGCCCATCACTTTAAATGCGCCGCCGGACTACTTTTCAACAGCCAGTTTAACTACTGTGGATGGCCAAAGGATGTGGTTTGTGATTTAGATGCTGCGCGTAAAAAGGCAAAAGAAGCCTTGAAAAAGCCTGAATCGCAACAACAAATTCCACAACAACCCGTCCAGCAGAATCCCCCGCCCGTGTACAAGACCCCTGCTGAGAACCAAAATGCATTCCAGTTCAAACCACAAAAGCCACAGCAACCCGTACAACAGACACAACAAGTACAACCACAGCAAGTTCAACAACAGCCACAGACTCGTAAACAGCCGAATACAGCGCCACAACCACCACAAAACAATGTAAGACCGCCACAGCAAGCTAGCCAACCAAACAATGCCATGGGCTCCGCGGCTTCTAATGACCCATGGAACTGGTCACCTTTCCAGCAGCAACAACAAAATCCAGTGGGCCTACCGTTTTATTGGAGCT TTTTCAATACGGATCTTTCCCAGGATTTCTGTACAGGAAGAGCCAACGGTTTGTATCCCGATCCCGACAACTGCCAGGGATTCATTGACTGTGTGCGCGAAATCTCCTTCAAGGGCCTGTGCAGTCCAGGAATGGCCTTTGACACCGCTAGACACATGTGTGACTACATCCAGAATGTGCCAGGATGTAATGATGCAAGTCCTATGTAA